From a region of the Dictyostelium discoideum AX4 chromosome 2 chromosome, whole genome shotgun sequence genome:
- the dscD-2 gene encoding discoidin I, D chain — protein sequence MSTQGLVTLLGNAQCHLRTSTNYNGVHTQFNAALNYKNKGTNTIDGSEAWCSSIVDTNQYIVAGCEVPRTFMCVALQGRGDHDQWVTSYKIRYSLDNVTWSEYRNGAAITGVTDRNTVVNHFFDTPIRARSIAIHPLTWNNHISLRCEFYTQPVQSSVTQVGADIYTGDNCALNTGSGKREVVVPVKFQFEFATLPKVALNFDQIDCTDATNQTRIGVQPRNITTKGFDCVFYTWNENKVYSLRADYIATALE from the coding sequence ATGTCTACCCAAGGTTTAGTTACACTTCTCGGAAATGCTCAATGTCATTTAAGAACCTCAACCAATTACAATGGTGTCCACACTCAATTTAATGCTGCTTTAAACTATAAAAACAAAGGTACCAATACTATTGATGGTTCAGAAGCTTGGTGTTCATCAATCGTAGATACTAACCAATACATTGTTGCTGGTTGTGAAGTTCCACGTACTTTTATGTGTGTTGCTCTCCAAGGTCGTGGTGATCATGATCAATGGGTTACATCATACAAAATCCGTTATTCATTAGATAATGTTACCTGGTCTGAATATCGTAATGGTGCTGCTATTACTGGTGTAACTGATCGTAACACTGTTGTTAATCATTTCTTTGATACTCCAATTAGAGCTCGTTCAATTGCTATCCACCCATTAACCTGGAATAACCACATTTCATTAAGATGTGAATTCTACACTCAACCAGTACAAAGCTCAGTCACTCAAGTTGGTGCAGATATTTACACTGGCGATAACTGTGCCTTAAATACCGGTTCAGGTAAACGTGAAGTTGTTGTCCCAGTTAAATTCCAATTTGAATTTGCTACTCTCCCAAAGGTTGCCCTCAACTTTGATCAAATCGATTGTACTGATGCTACCAATCAAACTCGTATTGGTGTTCAACCAAGAAACATTACCACCAAAGGTTTTGATTGTGTTTTCTACACTTGGAATGAAAACAAAGTCTATTCATTAAGAGCTGATTACATTGCCACCGCTTTagaataa
- a CDS encoding hypothetical protein (Group-specific antigen) translates to MIKEEDEQLIKKEVKSISIEDDLYDEDSYCLDCGQFKTHYSRHCSSIHQQVNVNKVIMDHCKRYPRESFRARDAEWDRTRKIVEKQLRQELRCTDNRESINRTASIKRRLEKFKYVASSIPILKN, encoded by the exons ATGATAAAGGAAGAAGAtgaacaattaattaaaaaagaagttAAATCTATTTCAATTGAAGATGATCTTTATGATGAAGATAGTTATTGTTTGGATTGTGGGCAATTTAAAACACACTACTCCAGACATTGTAGTAGTATTCATCAACAAGTTAATGTTAATAAAGTTATAATGGATCACTGTAAACGTTATCCCAGAGAATCATTTAGAg cgAGAGATGCCGAATGGGATAGAACAAGAAAGATAGTAGAAAAGCAACTACGTCAAGAACTAAGATGCACTGATAACCGAGAGTCAATCAATAGGACCGCATCAATAAAAAGAAGACTCGAAAAATTCA AATATGTCGCTAGTTCGATTCctattttaaagaattaa
- the dscC-2 gene encoding discoidin I, C chain and B chain produces the protein MSTQGLVQLISNAQCHLRTSTNYNDVHTQFNAVLNYKNKGTNTIDGSEAWCSSIVDTNQYIVAGCEVPRTFMCVALQGRGDHDQWVTSYKIRYSLDNVTWSEYRNGAAITGVTDRNTVVNHFFDTPIRARSIAIHPLTWNNHISLRCEFYTQPVQSSVTQVGADIYTGDNCALNTGSGKREVVVPVKFQFEFATLPKVALNFDQIDCTDATNQTRIGVQPRNITTKGFDCVFYTWNANKVYSLRADYIATALE, from the coding sequence atgtcTACCCAAGGTTTAGTTCAACTTATCTCAAATGCTCAATGTCATTTAAGAACCTCAACCAATTACAATGATGTCCACACTCAATTTAATGCTGTTTTAAACTATAAAAACAAAGGTACCAATACTATTGATGGTTCAGAAGCTTGGTGTTCATCAATCGTAGATACCAACCAATACATTGTTGCTGGTTGTGAAGTTCCACGTACTTTTATGTGTGTTGCTCTCCAAGGTCGTGGTGATCATGATCAATGGGTTACATCATACAAAATCCGTTATTCATTAGATAATGTTACCTGGTCTGAATATCGTAATGGTGCTGCTATTACTGGTGTAACTGATCGTAACACTGTTGTTAATCATTTCTTTGATACTCCAATTAGAGCTCGTTCAATTGCTATCCACCCATTAACCTGGAATAACCACATTTCATTAAGATGTGAATTCTACACTCAACCAGTACAAAGCTCAGTCACTCAAGTTGGTGCAGATATTTACACTGGCGATAACTGTGCCTTAAATACCGGTTCAGGTAAACGTGAAGTTGTTGTCCCAGTTAAATTCCAATTTGAATTTGCTACTCTCCCAAAGGTTGCCCTCAACTTTGATCAAATCGATTGTACTGATGCTACCAATCAAACTCGTATTGGTGTTCAACCAAGAAACATTACCACCAAAGGTTTCGATTGTGTTTTCTACACTTGGAATGCTAACAAAGTCTATTCATTAAGAGCTGATTACATTGCTACTGCTTtagaataa